From the Streptococcus sanguinis genome, the window ATTGAGGCTATTTATAAAATTGTCGGTGTGATTGTGAAGCTGTCTCCGATTGGTATTTTTGGTTTTATTGCTAAGGATGTGGCTACGACAGGAGTTGACAAGTTGGTCGGTTTGGGGCAATTTGTAGCAGGGACTTATCTGGCTTATGCGGTGCTAGCTTTAGTGATTTTTCCTTTGATTGCTTTTGCTTTCAGAATTCCTTATCTGACAAGCTTGCAACGGATTTGGAGTCTTCTGACTTTGGCTTTTGTCTCTGGCAGTTCCAGTGTTGTCCTTCCGCCACTGTTGAAAGATTTAAAGAAGCAGGGGCATGATGAGCATGTCATAGATTTGGTTGTGCCTTTGGGTTATACTTTTAATCTTGAAGGGGCTGCTGTCTACTTCTCTGTAGCAACTGTTTTTATTGCCCATGCTTATGGGATTGCTTTTTCTGTATCAGGACTTTTCTTTACTGTTTTGCTTTTGACTTTGATTGGTAAAACAGCTGCAACAGTGCCTTCTGGAGCGATTGTTGTCTTGCTGGCAGCTGCACCTCAGCTAGGCCTGCCGGTGGAAGGAGTTGCTTTGATTTTTGCAGTTGATTTCTTTGTCAATGCTGGTCGTACTGCCCTCAATGTTCTAGGTCAGGTCTTGGCTGTCAGTGTCATTGAAAAAACGGAAGTCAATGTAGTAGAAGAATCGAAAAGCAGTAAGCTGGCTGTTCGATATTCCTAAAGGAGAGAAGAATTATGAGTCAAGCAAA encodes:
- a CDS encoding dicarboxylate/amino acid:cation symporter, with amino-acid sequence MKLVSLWSKVSLGLQLLIALILGVLVALIWPQFSAFYQFLGQAFISLINMVIIPLVFPIVVVAVAGVIGKKSFGKLLTKSLLYFFGVTTAITFIFVFASYYLGFGQGVNIGQEGASIDGLAKSIQLDEFLLSFIPSNIVKSLSEGALLPIIVFAIFLGFGLGSLKEEKTQKAVELLQIWIEAIYKIVGVIVKLSPIGIFGFIAKDVATTGVDKLVGLGQFVAGTYLAYAVLALVIFPLIAFAFRIPYLTSLQRIWSLLTLAFVSGSSSVVLPPLLKDLKKQGHDEHVIDLVVPLGYTFNLEGAAVYFSVATVFIAHAYGIAFSVSGLFFTVLLLTLIGKTAATVPSGAIVVLLAAAPQLGLPVEGVALIFAVDFFVNAGRTALNVLGQVLAVSVIEKTEVNVVEESKSSKLAVRYS